The following proteins come from a genomic window of Maribacter sp. HTCC2170:
- a CDS encoding T9SS type A sorting domain-containing protein — protein MGNSTLFSFKKSIISLSIFLFTALGLFAQTVTTDKLDYIPGQTAYASGSGWAPNEAIILNVHEEPVYHPDVVTNITADAFGGFSNVAIYDFEAHDYGSSFTLTATGQSSGNVAYAYFTDGGRDIWAWRNQPGPTLDSWDANTTIQQANSVYAEGEVIPFVWTIQSGNPAPQLQEGVSYTVELDWAYAGGTTSPEKLFFDYLTSFNATEPADSPFGPGSDLGTGFTGTYVTTVPIPNDNGDGAPNPATVPHPAGDFTLYNIDPTSVTFSSYITDPENANQEDRKLQITFTPSDNDGIPGENLNVGIAWGGHLASQIDYGFENGAADFPGASPQFVVFLDPDLSNTLNPEQENQQSNININPNAIVSQGQLIIVKDASPDSAQDFGFTITGPTGANITSPFTLDDDADGTLSNQETFFGLIEGEYIITENSISGWTLASITPVENGAEDTTTADISSTDIGARTATITVANGEDWVVTFVNEEDQCVPPVIDTQPSDASVCEGSPVQFSVIASGTSLTYQWKENGVDLTDTGVYSGTQTATLSISDGTGLNGKTYEVVITESLDCSTTSETVTLTVNPESTADAGADQTVCGDGSVDIAATASGAGMWSGGAGTFGDATSATTTYTPDATELGTMVTLTWTTTDPDGDGPCVEASDMVDITFNEESTADAGADQTVCGDGSVDIAATASGAGMWSGGAGTFGDATSATTTYTPDATELGTMVTLTWTTTDPDGDGPCVEASDMVDITFNEESTADAGADQTVCGDGSVDIAATASGAGMWSGGAGTFGDATSATTTYTPDATELGTMVTLTWTTTDPDGDGPCVEASDMVDITFNEESTADAGADQTVCGDGSVDIAATASGAGMWSGGAGTFGDATSATTTYTPDATELGTMVTLTWTTTDPDGDGPCVEASDMVDITFNEESTADAGADQTVCGDGSVDIAATASGAGMWSGGAGTFGDATSATTTYTPDATELGTMVTLTWTTTDPDGDGPCVEASDMVDITFNEESTADAGADQTVCGDGSVDIAATASGAGMWSGGAGTFGDATSATTTYTPDATELGTMVTLTWTTTDPDGDGPCVEASDMVDITFNEESTADAGADQTVCGDGSVDIAATASGAGMWSGGAGTFGDATSATTTYTPDATELGTMVTLTWTTTDPDGDGPCVEASDMVDITFNEESTADAGADQTVCGDGSVDIAATASGAGMWSGGAGTFGDATSATTTYTPDATELGTMVTLTWTTTDPDGDGPCVEASDMVDITFNEESTADAGADQTVCGDGSVDIAATASGAGMWSGGAGTFGDATSATTTYTPDATELGTMVTLTWTTTDPDGDGPCVEASDMVDITFNEESTADAGADQTVCGDGSVDIAATASGAGMWSGGAGTFGDATSATTTYTPDATELGTMVTLTWTTTDPDGDGPCVEASDMVDITFNEEPNAGADNTSMVCEGTIVNLLDLANAPGGSFSGAGVSGTTFDTTGLTPGEYIVEYTVEGMEVCPDDIAIITIGVAEDIIVQECTAVDASYCEDGTKYNFYWIGHSAVPGGSNFFGSNETNNLSFTEFNDGTALVQGTSVQGSCTAELYIKLIGKTDWDGWQAQGGMYKEMGCTNPDPSALEYYVIDGESSTITVTGGDCLEEGVFNVIQRPDPNDLATPHLGVIIGPGGVLHGTDSTADGISGWGWMGTQADPQKYKIDFNFELDCQDATGCDFDTEICDGIDNDGDGEIDEGFDADGDGIPDCEDQEECDGVDNDGDDLVDEGFDSDNDGTADCYDIEECDGIDNDGDGEIDEGLDCNGIEICDGIDNDGDGDVDEGFDDVDNDGIADCVDPCDNRYDADGDGIPDCEDVEECDGVDNDGDDIIDEGFTDTDGDGVADCVDQETCDGVDNDGDGEIDEGFEDTDGDGIADCVDQEECDGLDNDGDGEVDEGFDDSDGDGIADCVDQEECDGIDNDGDGEIDEGFDSDNDGIADCFDICEGGDDNLDTDGDGTPDHCDDCDDDGDDDNDGVKNCDDICEGGDDNLDTDGDGTPDHCDDCDDDGDDDNDGVKNCVDICEGGDDNIDTDGDGTPDHCDDCDDDGDDDNDGVKNCVDICEGGDDNIDTDGDGIPDHCDDCDDDRDDDNDGVKNCLDICEGGDDNIDTDSDGIPDHCDDCDNTKDSDGDTIPDCEDIEECDGIDNDGDGEIDEGLDCDGGPTSGCETAYARYDASNTCFITDDLGGPNNNRWGWTNYLEAEGEYTLDLYSAAGQCDLTKGTKTGEVTVDYSGGEVTVSVEMLAGYVMTEAQLYIGDTPYPLKNGQPTVSSGQFPYKKEGLDNVTNLQFDPIDVSSSTNGFHIILHAETCANSAAIKVAETAVKAYPMTFKDELNLQVDINYDSKLKIKMFDMDGRMVLRDNSKYVVKGTNHLNFRVSSLAPDMYIVIINTSREEIIRKVLSRK, from the coding sequence ATGGGGAACTCTACTCTCTTTTCTTTTAAGAAATCAATTATTTCATTATCTATTTTTCTGTTTACAGCATTGGGTTTATTCGCCCAAACTGTAACTACGGATAAATTGGATTACATACCTGGACAGACTGCCTATGCTTCTGGTTCCGGTTGGGCACCAAACGAGGCGATTATACTTAATGTTCATGAAGAGCCCGTTTATCATCCAGATGTGGTTACCAATATTACGGCTGATGCTTTTGGTGGTTTTTCAAATGTAGCTATCTACGATTTTGAGGCCCATGATTATGGTTCTAGTTTTACTTTAACGGCCACTGGTCAATCTTCTGGAAATGTTGCTTATGCTTATTTTACAGATGGTGGTAGAGATATTTGGGCTTGGAGAAATCAACCAGGTCCTACACTAGATTCATGGGATGCAAATACTACCATTCAACAAGCAAATTCTGTATACGCCGAAGGTGAGGTTATTCCATTTGTTTGGACTATTCAATCTGGAAACCCCGCACCTCAATTGCAAGAAGGAGTATCCTATACAGTCGAATTGGACTGGGCCTATGCAGGAGGAACTACAAGCCCTGAAAAACTCTTTTTCGATTATCTTACTTCATTCAATGCTACTGAGCCAGCAGATTCTCCATTTGGACCAGGTTCCGACTTAGGGACTGGTTTTACAGGAACATATGTTACAACTGTACCAATACCAAATGACAATGGGGATGGAGCACCTAATCCAGCCACGGTCCCACACCCAGCAGGAGATTTCACACTTTATAATATTGATCCTACTTCAGTGACGTTCAGCTCTTATATAACTGATCCTGAAAATGCAAATCAAGAAGATCGAAAGTTACAAATTACATTTACGCCTTCAGATAATGATGGAATTCCAGGTGAAAATCTTAATGTTGGTATTGCTTGGGGAGGACACTTGGCAAGTCAGATAGATTACGGTTTCGAAAATGGTGCAGCTGATTTTCCTGGGGCATCGCCACAATTTGTTGTCTTTTTAGACCCGGATTTAAGCAATACTCTTAATCCAGAGCAAGAAAATCAACAATCAAATATAAATATCAATCCTAACGCAATTGTTTCACAAGGTCAACTTATCATTGTAAAAGATGCTAGCCCTGACAGTGCTCAGGATTTTGGCTTCACTATAACTGGTCCAACGGGGGCTAATATTACATCCCCTTTTACTCTGGATGATGATGCGGATGGAACTCTTTCAAACCAAGAAACATTTTTCGGATTAATAGAAGGCGAATATATTATCACGGAAAATTCTATATCTGGATGGACACTTGCAAGTATCACGCCAGTTGAAAATGGTGCTGAAGATACAACCACGGCGGATATCTCGAGTACAGATATTGGTGCCAGGACAGCTACTATTACTGTTGCGAATGGAGAGGATTGGGTAGTTACATTTGTTAATGAAGAAGATCAATGTGTCCCACCCGTTATTGATACACAGCCATCTGATGCATCTGTATGTGAAGGATCCCCAGTGCAGTTTTCAGTGATTGCTTCGGGAACTTCCCTTACATATCAATGGAAAGAGAATGGAGTGGATCTTACGGATACTGGAGTTTATAGTGGCACCCAAACAGCTACCTTATCCATTAGCGACGGAACGGGACTTAATGGAAAAACGTATGAGGTGGTGATAACCGAAAGCCTTGATTGTTCAACAACCAGTGAAACGGTTACGCTTACAGTTAACCCTGAATCCACGGCGGATGCAGGAGCAGATCAGACGGTCTGTGGCGATGGTTCGGTCGACATAGCAGCCACGGCAAGTGGAGCGGGCATGTGGAGCGGAGGCGCTGGCACGTTCGGTGATGCTACTTCCGCAACTACGACCTATACGCCTGATGCTACGGAGCTTGGGACGATGGTTACCCTTACCTGGACGACTACGGACCCTGATGGGGACGGACCTTGTGTAGAGGCTTCCGATATGGTCGATATTACCTTTAATGAAGAATCCACGGCGGATGCAGGAGCAGATCAGACGGTCTGTGGCGATGGTTCGGTCGACATAGCAGCCACGGCAAGTGGAGCGGGCATGTGGAGCGGAGGCGCTGGCACGTTCGGTGATGCTACTTCCGCAACTACGACCTATACGCCTGATGCTACGGAGCTTGGGACGATGGTTACCCTTACCTGGACGACTACGGACCCTGATGGGGACGGACCTTGTGTAGAGGCTTCCGATATGGTCGATATTACCTTTAATGAAGAATCCACGGCGGATGCAGGAGCAGATCAGACGGTCTGTGGCGATGGTTCGGTCGACATAGCAGCCACGGCAAGTGGAGCGGGCATGTGGAGCGGAGGCGCTGGCACGTTCGGTGATGCTACTTCCGCAACTACGACCTATACGCCTGATGCTACGGAGCTTGGGACGATGGTTACCCTTACCTGGACGACTACGGACCCTGATGGGGACGGACCTTGTGTAGAGGCTTCCGATATGGTCGATATTACCTTTAATGAAGAATCCACGGCGGATGCAGGAGCAGATCAGACGGTCTGTGGCGATGGTTCGGTCGACATAGCAGCCACGGCAAGTGGAGCGGGCATGTGGAGCGGAGGCGCTGGCACGTTCGGTGATGCTACTTCCGCAACTACGACCTATACGCCTGATGCTACGGAGCTTGGGACGATGGTTACCCTTACCTGGACGACTACGGACCCTGATGGGGACGGACCTTGTGTAGAGGCTTCCGATATGGTCGATATTACCTTTAATGAAGAATCCACGGCGGATGCAGGAGCAGATCAGACGGTCTGTGGCGATGGTTCGGTCGACATAGCAGCCACGGCAAGTGGAGCGGGCATGTGGAGCGGAGGCGCTGGCACGTTCGGTGATGCTACTTCCGCAACTACGACCTATACGCCTGATGCTACGGAGCTTGGGACGATGGTTACCCTTACCTGGACGACTACGGACCCTGATGGGGACGGACCTTGTGTAGAGGCTTCCGATATGGTCGATATTACCTTTAATGAAGAATCCACGGCGGATGCAGGAGCAGATCAGACGGTCTGTGGCGATGGTTCGGTCGACATAGCAGCCACGGCAAGTGGAGCGGGCATGTGGAGCGGAGGCGCTGGCACGTTCGGTGATGCTACTTCCGCAACTACGACCTATACGCCTGATGCTACGGAGCTTGGGACGATGGTTACCCTTACCTGGACGACTACGGACCCTGATGGGGACGGACCTTGTGTAGAGGCTTCCGATATGGTCGATATTACCTTTAATGAAGAATCCACGGCGGATGCAGGAGCAGATCAGACGGTCTGTGGCGATGGTTCGGTCGACATAGCAGCCACGGCAAGTGGAGCGGGCATGTGGAGCGGAGGCGCTGGCACGTTCGGTGATGCTACTTCCGCAACTACGACCTATACGCCTGATGCTACGGAGCTTGGGACGATGGTTACCCTTACCTGGACGACTACGGACCCTGATGGGGACGGACCTTGTGTAGAGGCTTCCGATATGGTCGATATTACCTTTAATGAAGAATCCACGGCGGATGCAGGAGCAGATCAGACGGTCTGTGGCGATGGTTCGGTCGACATAGCAGCCACGGCAAGTGGAGCGGGCATGTGGAGCGGAGGCGCTGGCACGTTCGGTGATGCTACTTCCGCAACTACGACCTATACGCCTGATGCTACGGAGCTTGGGACGATGGTTACCCTTACCTGGACGACTACGGACCCTGATGGGGACGGACCTTGTGTAGAGGCTTCCGATATGGTCGATATTACCTTTAATGAAGAATCCACGGCGGATGCAGGAGCAGATCAGACGGTCTGTGGCGATGGTTCGGTCGACATAGCAGCCACGGCAAGTGGAGCGGGCATGTGGAGCGGAGGCGCTGGCACGTTCGGTGATGCTACTTCCGCAACTACGACCTATACGCCTGATGCTACGGAGCTTGGGACGATGGTTACCCTTACCTGGACGACTACGGACCCTGATGGGGACGGACCTTGTGTAGAGGCTTCCGATATGGTCGATATTACCTTTAATGAAGAATCCACGGCGGATGCAGGAGCAGATCAGACGGTCTGTGGCGATGGTTCGGTCGACATAGCAGCCACGGCAAGTGGAGCGGGCATGTGGAGCGGAGGCGCTGGCACGTTCGGTGATGCTACTTCCGCAACTACGACCTATACGCCTGATGCTACGGAGCTTGGGACGATGGTTACCCTTACCTGGACGACTACGGACCCTGATGGGGACGGACCTTGTGTAGAGGCTTCCGATATGGTCGATATTACCTTTAATGAAGAACCTAATGCTGGTGCAGATAATACAAGTATGGTTTGTGAGGGTACCATTGTTAATCTTTTAGATCTAGCTAATGCACCAGGAGGTAGTTTTAGTGGTGCAGGTGTAAGTGGAACTACGTTTGATACAACAGGTCTAACACCTGGCGAATATATCGTAGAATACACGGTAGAGGGAATGGAGGTATGTCCAGATGATATTGCAATAATTACCATTGGGGTTGCTGAGGACATTATTGTTCAGGAGTGTACGGCGGTAGATGCTAGTTATTGTGAAGATGGTACTAAATATAATTTCTATTGGATAGGACATAGTGCGGTACCAGGAGGTTCAAATTTCTTTGGTTCAAATGAAACTAATAATTTGAGTTTTACGGAATTCAATGATGGTACGGCCTTGGTACAAGGAACTTCCGTTCAAGGAAGTTGTACTGCCGAACTTTATATTAAGCTGATAGGAAAAACCGATTGGGACGGCTGGCAGGCCCAAGGAGGTATGTACAAGGAAATGGGTTGTACAAATCCAGACCCATCTGCACTTGAATATTATGTTATTGATGGGGAATCCAGTACCATTACCGTAACAGGTGGTGATTGCCTAGAGGAAGGGGTGTTTAATGTAATACAAAGACCAGACCCCAATGATTTGGCAACACCACATTTAGGTGTGATTATTGGCCCAGGTGGTGTATTACACGGCACAGATTCAACAGCCGATGGTATTTCAGGTTGGGGATGGATGGGTACCCAGGCAGATCCACAGAAGTACAAAATTGATTTCAATTTTGAGTTGGATTGCCAAGATGCAACGGGTTGCGACTTTGACACAGAAATCTGCGACGGTATTGACAATGATGGTGACGGGGAAATTGATGAAGGTTTTGATGCTGACGGCGATGGTATTCCAGATTGTGAAGATCAAGAAGAATGTGATGGAGTTGATAATGACGGGGACGATTTGGTTGATGAAGGTTTTGATTCAGATAATGACGGAACTGCAGATTGTTATGATATCGAGGAATGCGATGGCATTGACAATGATGGTGATGGTGAGATTGATGAAGGTCTTGATTGCAACGGCATAGAAATATGTGACGGCATTGACAATGACGGTGACGGTGATGTTGATGAAGGGTTTGATGATGTTGACAATGATGGTATTGCTGATTGCGTTGATCCTTGTGACAATAGATATGATGCAGATGGCGATGGTATTCCAGATTGTGAAGACGTTGAAGAGTGTGATGGCGTGGACAATGATGGAGACGACATAATAGATGAAGGTTTCACCGATACTGATGGTGATGGCGTTGCTGACTGTGTTGATCAAGAAACTTGTGATGGTGTTGACAATGATGGTGATGGCGAGATTGATGAAGGCTTTGAAGATACTGATGGAGATGGAATAGCCGATTGCGTAGATCAAGAAGAATGCGATGGCCTTGACAATGATGGTGACGGTGAAGTTGATGAAGGTTTTGATGACTCTGATGGTGATGGAATCGCCGATTGCGTAGATCAAGAAGAATGTGATGGTATTGATAATGATGGTGATGGTGAAATAGATGAAGGCTTCGATTCGGACAATGATGGTATAGCTGATTGTTTTGATATCTGTGAAGGTGGGGATGATAACCTCGATACCGATGGTGACGGTACTCCTGACCATTGTGATGATTGTGATGATGATGGAGATGATGACAACGACGGCGTGAAAAACTGTGATGATATCTGTGAAGGTGGGGATGATAACCTCGATACCGATGGTGACGGTACTCCTGACCATTGTGATGATTGTGATGACGATGGCGATGATGACAACGATGGCGTAAAGAACTGCGTTGATATCTGTGAAGGCGGAGATGACAATATCGATACTGATGGTGACGGTACTCCTGACCATTGTGATGATTGTGATGACGATGGCGATGATGACAACGATGGCGTTAAGAACTGCGTTGATATCTGTGAAGGTGGAGATGACAATATCGATACTGATGGTGACGGTATTCCTGACCATTGTGATGATTGTGATGACGATAGGGATGATGACAACGATGGCGTGAAAAACTGCCTTGATATATGTGAAGGTGGAGATGACAATATCGATACTGATAGTGATGGTATTCCTGACCATTGTGATGACTGTGATAATACAAAAGATTCAGATGGTGATACCATTCCTGATTGCGAAGACATCGAAGAATGTGATGGCATAGATAATGATGGCGATGGTGAGATAGATGAAGGTTTGGATTGTGATGGAGGCCCCACAAGTGGTTGTGAGACAGCATATGCAAGATATGATGCAAGCAATACTTGTTTTATCACCGATGACTTGGGAGGCCCTAATAATAATCGTTGGGGTTGGACAAACTATCTAGAAGCAGAAGGTGAATACACATTAGATCTTTATTCCGCTGCCGGACAGTGTGATTTAACTAAAGGGACTAAGACAGGCGAGGTGACAGTTGACTATTCTGGAGGAGAAGTGACCGTTTCAGTCGAAATGCTTGCGGGTTATGTAATGACTGAAGCCCAATTGTACATTGGTGATACACCTTATCCTTTGAAAAACGGACAGCCAACAGTTTCCAGCGGTCAGTTTCCTTATAAGAAGGAAGGTTTGGACAACGTAACAAACCTACAATTTGATCCAATAGATGTGAGTAGTTCAACAAATGGATTCCATATCATTTTACATGCTGAAACCTGTGCCAATTCCGCTGCGATTAAAGTTGCTGAGACGGCAGTTAAAGCTTATCCAATGACGTTCAAAGATGAGTTAAATCTACAGGTTGATATCAATTACGATTCCAAATTAAAAATAAAAATGTTTGATATGGATGGTCGAATGGTGTTAAGAGATAACAGCAAGTATGTTGTAAAAGGTACAAACCACTTGAATTTTAGAGTAAGTAGTCTAGCACCTGATATGTATATCGTTATTATTAATACTTCAAGAGAAGAAATAATTCGAAAAGTCTTATCGAGAAAATAG
- the yidC gene encoding membrane protein insertase YidC, with protein sequence MEEKKFDINSIIGFVLIFGILIFMFYQNKPTAEEIEAKKAEQEQVEAAAKQDEVQEVKIAEPETINFQDSTAIANYKSTIGAFGYTAPSEAVTTLENELVTLKISNKGGQIVEATMRNFVTYDSVPVYLVKDGNASFGLNFSTSDNRVLNTKDLFFEPSMSNNDNNQVLSMKAKVAPDKYLEYRYEMKPNDYLVDFTIRSQGLNGVINSGNPIHLEWKLKGIRQSKSIQYENRYTRLTYNHEDGKISKLSEGSDDEETEEDIKWLSYRQHFFSSILATKENFKKADLSSVNHVEEESRTAGFTKSYDSKIELELNGGELSQNMHWYYGPTDVDVLSDYDELGLADSIPFGWGIFGWINRYIFTPFYSLLSTYFPYGIAIVIMTILVRLAMSPVTYKSYLSQAKMKVLKPEISELGEKYKDNAMKKQQETMKLYNKAGVSPMSGCVPAFLQMPIFYALFMFFPTSFALRQKAFLWADDLSSFDTIYQFPEGFSIPFYGDHISLFPILASVAIFFYMMMTTGQNMPQQPGMPNMKFIMYLMPFMMLFFFNNYASGLSLYYFVSNLITIGIMLVIKRFILDDDKIHAQIQENKQKPKKENKFQKKMRQMMEQAEEQKKTGKR encoded by the coding sequence ATGGAAGAAAAGAAATTCGATATTAATTCTATCATAGGCTTTGTGCTCATATTTGGTATCCTCATTTTTATGTTTTACCAAAATAAGCCAACAGCTGAGGAGATAGAGGCTAAAAAAGCGGAGCAAGAACAGGTAGAGGCTGCAGCAAAGCAGGATGAGGTTCAAGAAGTGAAGATTGCCGAGCCCGAGACAATAAACTTCCAGGATTCAACTGCGATTGCCAATTACAAAAGTACTATTGGGGCTTTTGGTTATACAGCACCTTCTGAAGCTGTCACCACTTTGGAGAATGAATTGGTTACTTTGAAAATAAGCAACAAAGGAGGGCAGATTGTTGAGGCCACAATGCGAAATTTCGTGACCTACGATTCAGTACCGGTATATTTAGTGAAAGATGGCAATGCTTCTTTTGGATTGAATTTTTCCACTTCCGATAATCGCGTTTTGAACACTAAAGATTTATTCTTTGAGCCATCAATGAGTAACAATGACAACAATCAAGTGCTTTCAATGAAAGCTAAAGTTGCACCAGATAAATATTTGGAATACAGGTATGAAATGAAACCAAATGATTATTTGGTTGATTTCACTATTCGTTCCCAAGGATTGAATGGCGTTATTAATAGTGGTAACCCTATTCATTTAGAATGGAAGTTAAAGGGAATTCGTCAGTCAAAAAGTATTCAATACGAGAATAGGTATACGCGATTGACCTATAATCATGAAGACGGAAAAATAAGTAAGCTCTCTGAGGGCAGTGATGATGAAGAGACCGAGGAAGATATTAAATGGTTGTCGTATAGACAGCATTTTTTCAGTTCAATACTAGCGACTAAAGAAAATTTCAAGAAAGCGGATTTATCTTCAGTAAACCATGTTGAGGAAGAAAGTAGAACCGCTGGTTTTACTAAATCGTATGATTCCAAAATTGAATTGGAATTGAACGGTGGAGAGCTTTCCCAAAATATGCATTGGTATTATGGGCCAACTGATGTTGATGTATTGAGTGATTATGATGAATTAGGTTTGGCCGATTCAATACCTTTTGGTTGGGGTATTTTTGGATGGATAAACCGATATATTTTCACACCTTTTTATTCATTGCTTAGTACATATTTCCCTTACGGTATTGCCATTGTTATTATGACCATACTGGTTCGATTGGCGATGTCTCCAGTAACATATAAGTCATATTTATCACAAGCAAAAATGAAGGTGTTGAAGCCTGAAATTTCTGAATTGGGTGAAAAATATAAGGACAATGCCATGAAAAAGCAACAGGAAACCATGAAGCTTTATAATAAAGCTGGCGTGAGTCCTATGAGTGGTTGTGTGCCGGCATTTTTGCAAATGCCTATATTCTATGCCCTGTTCATGTTCTTCCCAACATCATTTGCTTTACGACAAAAGGCTTTTTTATGGGCAGATGATTTATCCTCTTTTGATACAATTTATCAATTCCCTGAAGGTTTTTCAATTCCTTTTTATGGTGACCATATAAGTTTGTTCCCGATTTTGGCTTCTGTCGCTATCTTCTTTTATATGATGATGACCACTGGTCAGAACATGCCACAACAACCTGGAATGCCTAACATGAAATTCATTATGTACCTAATGCCATTCATGATGTTGTTTTTCTTTAACAACTATGCGAGTGGTTTAAGTTTGTACTACTTTGTTTCTAACCTAATTACAATTGGAATCATGCTGGTCATCAAACGATTTATATTGGACGATGATAAGATACATGCCCAAATTCAGGAGAATAAACAAAAACCTAAAAAGGAGAATAAGTTCCAAAAGAAAATGCGCCAAATGATGGAGCAGGCCGAAGAACAGAAGAAAACAGGAAAAAGATAA
- a CDS encoding CTP synthase, whose amino-acid sequence MSQTKYIFVTGGVTSSLGKGIIAASLAKLLQARGYKTTIQKLDPYINVDPGTLNPYEHGECYVTDDGAETDLDLGHYERFLNVKTSQANNVTTGRIYQSVIEKERRGEFLGKTVQVVPHITNEIKERVQILGKSGEYDIVITEIGGTVGDIESLPYIEAVRQLLWELGDNNGIVIHLTLVPYLSAAGELKTKPTQHSVKTLMESGIKADILVCRTEHEISDEIKNKLALFCNVKREAVIQSIDASTIYDVPILMQEEGLDTVTLQKLELPDNTIPDLKQWDEFLRKHKNPKHEVTIGLVGKYVELQDSYKSILESFIHAGATNEVRVNVRFIHSEHISKKNIEKNLHGLDGVLVAPGFGERGIEGKIEAVRHARENKIPFLGICLGMQMAVIEYARNILGLTKANSTEMDGSTTDPVISLMEEQKTITNKGGTMRLGAWDCHLNDATLVQEVYNGTKDISERHRHRYEFNNDYKEQLEKAGLKASGINKETGLVEIVELPDHPWFIGVQYHPEYKSTVANPHPLFVGLVKAALRHKKEHSNASMA is encoded by the coding sequence ATGTCACAGACTAAATACATTTTTGTAACCGGTGGGGTTACTTCTTCCCTTGGAAAAGGGATTATTGCCGCATCTTTGGCCAAATTACTTCAGGCTAGAGGTTACAAAACGACCATACAAAAATTAGACCCGTACATAAATGTTGACCCAGGAACCTTGAATCCTTATGAGCATGGGGAATGTTATGTTACTGATGATGGCGCCGAGACCGATTTGGATTTGGGTCATTACGAACGTTTTTTAAATGTTAAAACTTCTCAGGCAAACAATGTGACAACGGGTAGAATTTATCAAAGCGTAATTGAAAAAGAACGCCGAGGTGAGTTTTTGGGTAAAACCGTTCAAGTGGTTCCACATATTACCAATGAAATTAAAGAACGTGTTCAGATTCTGGGTAAAAGTGGTGAATATGATATAGTCATTACTGAGATAGGTGGTACTGTTGGTGATATTGAATCCTTGCCATATATAGAAGCGGTTCGTCAATTATTATGGGAACTGGGTGATAATAATGGTATCGTTATTCATTTGACACTAGTACCTTATTTATCTGCGGCAGGTGAACTCAAGACAAAACCCACGCAGCATTCTGTCAAAACTTTGATGGAAAGTGGTATAAAGGCTGATATTCTTGTTTGTAGAACGGAACATGAGATTTCCGACGAAATAAAAAACAAACTTGCCTTATTTTGCAACGTTAAGAGAGAGGCAGTTATTCAATCTATAGATGCCTCAACCATATATGATGTTCCAATTCTTATGCAAGAAGAAGGGTTAGACACAGTTACACTTCAAAAATTGGAGCTTCCTGACAATACTATCCCAGATTTAAAGCAATGGGATGAATTTTTGCGTAAGCATAAGAACCCAAAACATGAAGTTACTATAGGGTTGGTAGGAAAATATGTTGAATTGCAGGACTCTTATAAATCAATATTAGAATCGTTTATACACGCAGGTGCTACAAATGAAGTACGTGTAAATGTAAGGTTTATCCATTCTGAGCATATTTCGAAAAAGAACATCGAGAAGAACTTGCATGGGCTTGACGGAGTTTTGGTAGCTCCAGGATTTGGAGAAAGAGGTATTGAAGGCAAAATTGAAGCTGTTCGTCATGCTCGTGAAAACAAAATCCCGTTTTTGGGCATATGTTTGGGAATGCAAATGGCAGTGATAGAGTATGCAAGGAATATTTTAGGACTTACCAAAGCCAACTCTACAGAGATGGATGGCAGCACTACGGATCCGGTAATAAGTCTAATGGAAGAACAAAAGACCATTACCAATAAGGGTGGTACAATGCGTTTAGGTGCTTGGGATTGCCATTTGAATGATGCTACATTGGTACAAGAAGTTTATAACGGCACAAAAGATATATCGGAAAGGCATCGTCATCGTTATGAGTTCAATAATGATTATAAAGAACAATTGGAAAAAGCCGGACTAAAGGCTTCAGGTATAAACAAAGAAACCGGATTGGTCGAAATTGTTGAATTGCCTGACCATCCATGGTTCATAGGTGTGCAATACCATCCTGAATATAAGAGTACAGTGGCAAACCCTCACCCTTTATTTGTTGGTTTGGTAAAAGCGGCATTAAGGCACAAAAAAGAACATTCTAATGCCAGTATGGCATAG
- a CDS encoding DUF3820 family protein: MEITPDYKKLIELAHYKMPIGKFKNRYLVDLPEPYLIWFQQKGFPDGKLGDLLRSMLEIKINGLEPLIRKIQKEFPK, from the coding sequence ATGGAAATCACTCCTGATTATAAGAAATTAATTGAACTGGCACATTATAAAATGCCAATAGGGAAATTCAAGAACCGATATTTGGTCGATTTGCCAGAACCATATTTAATATGGTTTCAACAAAAAGGATTTCCAGACGGAAAGTTAGGTGATTTGTTAAGATCTATGCTTGAGATCAAAATCAATGGATTAGAACCACTTATTCGGAAAATTCAAAAAGAATTTCCCAAGTAA